Proteins encoded within one genomic window of Flavobacterium gilvum:
- a CDS encoding GMP reductase has product MRIETELKLGFKDVMIRPKRSTLKSRSQVSLEREYKFLHSTATWSGIPIMGANMDTVGTFEMALELSKEKLFTAIHKHYSLEEWAEFMKTAPENIQDYIAVSSGTGKEDFKKIGEIFEQSPQLKFICIDVANGYSEHFVSFVKKARNQYPDKVIMAGNVVTGEMVEELLLAGADIIKVGIGPGSVCTTRVKTGVGYPQLSAIIECADAAHGLGGHIISDGGCAIPGDVAKAFGAGADFVMLGGMLAGHNESGGEMVEIGGEKYKKFYGMSSETAMNKHVGGVAEYRASEGKTVQVPFKGAVADTLKDILGGIRSTCTYVGASKLKELTKRTTFIRVLEQENVIFNK; this is encoded by the coding sequence ATGAGAATAGAAACAGAACTTAAATTAGGATTTAAGGATGTAATGATTAGACCCAAACGCTCCACATTGAAGAGCCGGTCGCAAGTTTCGTTAGAACGAGAATACAAGTTTTTACACAGTACCGCCACTTGGTCGGGAATACCAATAATGGGTGCCAATATGGATACCGTAGGAACTTTTGAAATGGCATTAGAATTGTCCAAAGAAAAACTTTTTACCGCCATACACAAACATTATTCCTTGGAAGAATGGGCAGAATTCATGAAAACAGCTCCCGAAAATATTCAGGATTATATCGCTGTGAGTTCTGGAACAGGAAAAGAAGATTTCAAGAAAATAGGCGAGATATTTGAACAAAGTCCTCAATTAAAATTCATCTGCATCGATGTCGCCAATGGCTATTCGGAGCATTTTGTGAGTTTTGTAAAAAAAGCGCGCAATCAATATCCTGACAAAGTAATTATGGCAGGTAACGTGGTGACTGGGGAAATGGTCGAAGAATTACTTCTCGCAGGTGCCGATATCATCAAAGTAGGAATCGGTCCCGGATCTGTTTGTACAACGAGGGTAAAAACAGGCGTGGGGTATCCTCAACTTTCGGCCATAATAGAATGTGCCGATGCCGCACACGGTTTGGGCGGACATATCATTAGCGACGGCGGTTGTGCCATTCCTGGTGATGTAGCCAAAGCCTTTGGTGCAGGTGCCGACTTTGTAATGCTCGGCGGAATGCTTGCTGGACACAACGAAAGCGGTGGCGAAATGGTCGAAATAGGCGGCGAAAAATACAAGAAATTCTACGGAATGAGTTCAGAAACTGCCATGAATAAACACGTTGGCGGTGTTGCAGAATACAGAGCAAGCGAGGGAAAAACCGTTCAGGTTCCTTTCAAAGGCGCCGTAGCTGATACCTTAAAGGATATTCTCGGCGGAATACGGAGCACTTGTACCTATGTAGGTGCTTCCAAATTAAAAGAACTCACCAAAAGAACCACCTTTATTAGGGTTCTGGAACAGGAAAATGTTATTTTCAACAAATAA
- a CDS encoding DUF4199 domain-containing protein — protein sequence MTGNIFKNGILGGLIAATVMSSMVFYMKANPGVQLNAAIGFISMLLAFTFLVFGIKQNRENNNDKISFGKAFLIGLGISFIISTIYVLAWLVIFYNFFPDFIEKYSDMVLKNTNPEDLAAKTTEMNQMKEWYKSPLMVILLTFMEIFPLGILVSLIAGFFLKKK from the coding sequence ATGACTGGAAATATTTTCAAAAACGGAATTTTGGGAGGGCTGATTGCTGCAACTGTAATGTCTTCGATGGTTTTCTACATGAAAGCCAATCCGGGAGTGCAGCTCAATGCGGCTATTGGTTTTATCAGTATGCTTTTGGCATTCACTTTTCTAGTATTTGGTATCAAACAAAACCGTGAAAATAATAATGATAAAATCTCATTTGGAAAGGCATTCCTGATTGGATTGGGAATTTCTTTTATCATTTCGACCATTTACGTTTTGGCTTGGCTAGTTATTTTCTATAATTTTTTCCCTGATTTCATAGAAAAATACAGCGATATGGTCTTAAAAAATACCAATCCCGAAGACCTTGCCGCCAAAACCACCGAAATGAACCAAATGAAAGAATGGTACAAAAGTCCGCTGATGGTAATATTGCTCACTTTTATGGAAATTTTTCCTTTAGGAATTCTAGTTTCCTTGATTGCGGGATTCTTTTTAAAGAAAAAATAA
- a CDS encoding HAD family hydrolase encodes MKFKGVIFDLDGTLVNSLEDISDAMNIVLKNLDYPIHSYETYQYFIGSGLRNLVSKALPSTHNDDEHIDYCYQLMIEEYSGNCTRKTKAYNGIAELLEFLVSQNIKMSVFSNKSDALTKKIAADLFPGYFEPVVGLTTEALKKPNPSEAIEISKKLGLKTNEIIFVGDSGIDMQTATNAEMFAVGVTWGYRPEEELIVNGAKKTLNTPLDLIPLFQSDEVNVLI; translated from the coding sequence ATGAAGTTCAAAGGTGTTATTTTTGATTTAGACGGAACATTGGTTAATTCACTCGAAGATATTTCAGATGCGATGAATATCGTACTAAAAAATCTCGACTATCCTATTCACAGTTACGAAACCTATCAATATTTTATTGGCAGTGGTCTGCGAAATTTGGTAAGTAAAGCATTGCCGTCAACTCATAATGACGACGAACATATCGATTATTGTTACCAATTGATGATTGAAGAATATAGCGGTAATTGCACCCGTAAAACAAAAGCATACAACGGGATTGCCGAATTATTGGAATTCTTAGTTTCACAAAACATTAAAATGAGTGTATTCTCCAATAAATCAGATGCTTTGACCAAAAAAATCGCAGCCGATTTATTTCCCGGATATTTTGAACCTGTCGTTGGTTTGACTACCGAAGCATTAAAAAAACCAAATCCATCCGAAGCCATTGAAATAAGTAAAAAACTTGGATTAAAAACAAATGAAATCATTTTTGTAGGAGATTCTGGTATCGATATGCAAACAGCTACCAATGCCGAAATGTTTGCTGTAGGTGTAACATGGGGATACCGTCCGGAAGAAGAATTAATTGTAAACGGAGCCAAAAAAACACTGAATACTCCTTTGGATTTAATCCCTCTTTTTCAATCTGATGAAGTAAATGTTTTGATATAA
- a CDS encoding GNAT family N-acetyltransferase — translation MITTAVLDDVSALEKLVNSAYRGETSKQGWTTEANLLQGKRIDTHELSALFQNKENTILKFTKDNTIVGCVLLVNKGDKIYLGMLTVSPNLQNSGIGKQLLKAAETHALELNINKIVMTVISIREELIAWYNRHGFADTGDREPFPLNDTDAIIAEKPLEFVVLEKIV, via the coding sequence ATGATTACAACTGCAGTGCTGGACGATGTTTCGGCTTTAGAAAAACTAGTCAATTCTGCTTACCGGGGCGAAACGTCAAAACAAGGATGGACTACAGAGGCCAACTTATTACAAGGCAAAAGAATAGATACACACGAACTGTCTGCACTTTTTCAAAATAAAGAAAATACCATCCTGAAATTCACAAAAGACAATACAATTGTTGGCTGTGTTTTGCTTGTCAATAAAGGAGATAAAATCTATTTGGGAATGCTTACTGTTTCTCCAAATTTACAAAACAGCGGCATTGGCAAACAACTTTTGAAAGCAGCTGAAACTCATGCCTTGGAACTGAATATCAACAAAATAGTTATGACTGTGATTTCTATTCGGGAAGAACTGATTGCTTGGTACAATCGCCACGGTTTTGCTGACACCGGAGATAGAGAACCTTTCCCCTTGAATGACACAGATGCTATTATTGCTGAAAAACCATTGGAATTTGTCGTTTTAGAAAAAATAGTTTAG
- a CDS encoding peptidase U32 family protein, with the protein MKKKIEILAPAKDLIGGIAAINSGADAVYVGAPQFGARSNATNSIEDVAALVQYAHLYNVPVFVVINTILYDNELETCRQMIWQLYDIGVDALIIQDMAIMEMDLPPIVLHASTQANNRDADKIKFLADAGIKRVVLARELNLHQIKEISTTTDVELEFFVTGALCVSFSGNCYMSVANGERSANRGSCAQNCRLPYNLIDGHGETLIKSTHLLSIKDFDVSNEIPNLVEAGVCSFKIEGRLKDIVYVKNNVSYLRKKLDSFLENNDKYTKASSGKCTYTFDSELSRTFNRGYTDYFVNERHATIGSWESPKSKGQYIGKLIKTVGNAYEIENGHLLNNGDGLCYINENNEADGIYVNKVENGLAYPNVLKELKDGTFIYRNNDAAFIKIVEREDSAVRKISTSLLLFENETGFELLATDEDGNTSSVQLAHPKEQTKNNQSIEENIKTQLAKTGFTPYTADEITIQFTDNWFLPISKINEMRRTVYEQLTKIRLKNYKRIERKIEKTSHPYPETKLDFMYNVSNKMARKFYERHGVTEIEKAFELQWDPGKSRVMTTKYCIKYELAKCPKYHKDTMEGKLKEPLVLKQGELEYKLKFNCKPCEMEIWEKDAEFEIEED; encoded by the coding sequence ATGAAAAAGAAAATAGAAATTTTAGCGCCAGCAAAAGATTTAATTGGAGGTATTGCCGCAATAAATAGTGGTGCAGATGCCGTATACGTTGGAGCTCCACAATTTGGTGCCCGTTCCAACGCCACCAACTCTATCGAAGATGTTGCTGCCTTGGTACAATATGCACATTTATACAACGTTCCCGTTTTTGTGGTTATCAATACCATTCTTTACGATAACGAATTGGAAACTTGTCGCCAGATGATTTGGCAATTGTATGATATTGGTGTTGATGCGTTAATCATTCAGGATATGGCGATTATGGAAATGGATTTGCCGCCTATCGTATTGCATGCTAGTACACAAGCTAACAATAGAGATGCTGATAAAATAAAGTTTTTGGCCGATGCAGGAATCAAACGTGTCGTTTTGGCTCGTGAATTGAATTTACATCAAATAAAAGAAATTAGTACAACTACCGATGTTGAGTTGGAATTCTTTGTTACCGGAGCTTTGTGCGTTTCTTTCAGTGGGAATTGTTATATGAGCGTTGCCAATGGAGAACGCTCTGCCAATCGTGGTTCGTGTGCCCAAAACTGCCGCTTGCCTTACAATCTGATTGACGGTCACGGAGAAACATTAATTAAAAGCACGCACTTACTTTCTATCAAGGATTTTGATGTTTCCAATGAAATACCAAATTTGGTCGAAGCCGGTGTTTGTTCTTTCAAAATCGAAGGTCGTTTAAAAGACATTGTTTATGTAAAAAACAACGTTTCTTACCTTAGAAAAAAACTGGATTCGTTCCTTGAAAACAACGATAAATATACCAAAGCTTCTTCCGGAAAATGCACCTACACATTTGATTCAGAATTGAGTCGTACTTTCAACCGAGGTTATACCGATTATTTTGTAAATGAACGCCACGCCACAATTGGTTCCTGGGAAAGTCCAAAATCAAAAGGACAATACATTGGTAAATTAATCAAAACTGTTGGAAATGCTTATGAAATTGAAAACGGTCATTTACTGAACAACGGCGACGGTTTGTGCTACATCAATGAAAACAATGAAGCCGACGGTATTTATGTGAATAAAGTCGAAAATGGACTGGCGTATCCAAATGTACTGAAAGAACTGAAAGATGGTACTTTCATTTACAGAAACAATGATGCCGCTTTTATCAAAATTGTAGAACGTGAAGACAGTGCGGTTCGTAAAATAAGCACTTCATTATTATTATTCGAAAACGAAACTGGTTTTGAATTGCTTGCCACAGATGAAGATGGGAACACAAGTTCTGTTCAATTGGCACATCCAAAAGAACAAACCAAAAACAATCAATCCATCGAGGAAAACATCAAAACGCAATTGGCTAAAACTGGATTTACGCCTTACACGGCCGATGAAATAACGATTCAGTTTACCGATAATTGGTTTTTGCCTATTTCAAAAATCAACGAAATGCGAAGAACTGTTTATGAGCAATTGACAAAAATTCGTTTGAAAAATTACAAACGCATAGAACGCAAAATAGAAAAAACAAGTCATCCTTATCCGGAAACCAAATTGGATTTTATGTATAATGTTTCCAATAAAATGGCTCGAAAATTCTATGAGCGACACGGAGTAACCGAAATCGAAAAAGCATTTGAATTGCAATGGGATCCAGGAAAATCACGCGTGATGACCACCAAATATTGCATTAAATATGAGTTGGCCAAATGTCCAAAATACCATAAAGACACAATGGAAGGCAAACTTAAAGAGCCTTTGGTACTAAAACAGGGTGAATTGGAATACAAACTGAAATTCAATTGCAAGCCTTGCGAAATGGAAATTTGGGAAAAAGACGCCGAATTTGAAATTGAAGAAGATTAA
- a CDS encoding NAD(P)H-hydrate dehydratase, with protein sequence MNSPIAIDRNEILKRYKTIDKYTHKGIQGHALIIGGSYGKVGAVSLSAKAALRTGCGLTTVFVPQCGYEILQISVPEVMVVTDDHEKYISEIALNLDVDAIGIGPGMGQKMATQKALHDFLSNNSLPLVIDADALNILSHNPSWIALLPPKTILTPHYKELERLIGKWHSDEDKLGKTIVFSLVNQVVVVMKGAPTYIVDGQTIYVNTTGNAALATAGSGDVLTGMITSLLAQSYKTIDAAILGVYLHGLTADIALPETGYQSFIASDIIANIGKAYLSLKK encoded by the coding sequence ATGAATAGTCCTATTGCTATTGATAGAAATGAGATTTTAAAACGTTACAAAACGATTGATAAATATACCCACAAAGGCATACAAGGGCATGCGTTAATTATAGGCGGGAGCTATGGTAAGGTTGGAGCTGTTAGTCTTTCGGCCAAAGCAGCATTAAGAACAGGTTGTGGATTGACAACCGTTTTTGTTCCCCAATGCGGGTATGAAATTCTCCAAATATCGGTTCCCGAAGTGATGGTTGTGACAGATGACCATGAAAAATACATCTCGGAGATTGCGTTGAATCTAGATGTAGATGCAATAGGAATTGGCCCCGGAATGGGACAGAAAATGGCAACTCAAAAAGCACTTCATGATTTCTTATCGAATAATAGTTTGCCTTTAGTTATCGATGCCGATGCATTGAATATCCTCTCGCATAATCCTTCCTGGATTGCCTTACTTCCTCCAAAAACAATTTTGACACCACACTACAAAGAATTGGAGCGCTTAATAGGAAAATGGCATTCTGATGAGGATAAATTGGGTAAAACCATAGTTTTCTCTCTTGTTAATCAGGTTGTTGTAGTTATGAAAGGAGCGCCAACTTACATTGTCGACGGGCAAACAATTTATGTAAATACAACAGGAAACGCAGCCTTGGCAACAGCCGGAAGCGGAGATGTTCTTACAGGCATGATTACTAGTCTTTTGGCGCAGTCCTACAAAACGATTGATGCGGCAATATTGGGCGTTTATCTTCATGGTTTGACAGCAGACATTGCTTTGCCTGAAACGGGTTATCAGTCTTTCATCGCTTCGGATATTATTGCCAATATTGGAAAAGCATATTTGAGTTTGAAGAAATAG
- a CDS encoding AAA family ATPase produces the protein MEEEKNIFSSELISALEIAKKIAKTNFNKHYSASHLLKAILNRDLSLLKRLETMGKDVYYLDEWAEVRMEDEPKTTQVLDAEPSDIIDEIIKEAESVRIALNEDEISLYAIIVAISSPGVGFNFDQMKTYPISRNELLENQTIIEQPINGAKQEVKKGFLSKYAIHKNLEKKNKNIAAVGREIELNTIKEILCRFSKPNVLLIGDRGIGKSILIDTLVQNVIANQVPDVLNKVQLFELDLSSLIAGASYKGEIEDRLKNCIQELKQYPKAILIIEEIHTLLDKNGGDSGVSNVLKGELAKGLNIIATSTIDEYTKRIEKEQGLSGMFEIIKLKESDDDTLFRMIRESIKKYQEHHKIQIDDQTITESIRLSRRYLKEKSLPESAINLIDHTMSVLKTSGETFLKEKHVILDKLALLKQNESNLSEEQLIKECNWFLTDLINKTTFLMLVEEQNDRKTFETSEAIIKYIENLVSTLEERALDKRVHIEAFDLSLIIAQKTGIPAGKLKEEEKQKLNNIEEVLGRRVIGQDHCIGTVAGSILESRSGLSKAGQPIASFFFLGPTGTGKTELAKSLAEFLFQDENAIIRFDMSEFKEEHSAALLYGAPPGYVGYEEGGLLVNKIRQKPYSIVLFDEIEKAHASVYDVFLQIMDEGKLHDRLGKEGDFSNAIILFTSNIGADHIVETFNKNQIPTSSSLMEIMGNHFRPEFLGRLTEIVPFAPISKENALKIFEIHLKKEFMDLLKNSNITVDIPMEAKLYLAENGYNAKYGARPIKSIIRSHLRRPLAKKIISGEVKDGDKMIVVIENEEVKWIKEETSRYLV, from the coding sequence ATGGAAGAAGAAAAAAATATTTTCAGCTCAGAATTGATCAGTGCATTAGAAATAGCTAAAAAAATTGCAAAAACCAATTTTAATAAACATTATTCTGCGTCACATTTATTAAAGGCTATCTTAAACAGGGATTTATCACTTTTGAAACGTCTTGAAACAATGGGTAAGGACGTTTATTATCTTGATGAGTGGGCAGAGGTTCGTATGGAAGATGAACCCAAAACAACTCAGGTTCTTGACGCAGAACCTAGTGATATAATTGATGAAATTATCAAAGAAGCTGAATCAGTACGCATAGCTTTAAATGAAGATGAAATTAGCCTTTACGCCATTATAGTAGCCATTAGTTCACCTGGTGTAGGTTTTAATTTCGACCAAATGAAAACTTACCCAATTTCAAGAAATGAATTACTGGAAAATCAAACTATTATCGAACAACCGATTAATGGTGCGAAGCAAGAGGTTAAAAAAGGGTTTTTATCGAAATATGCTATTCACAAAAATCTTGAAAAAAAGAATAAAAATATTGCTGCAGTTGGTCGTGAGATTGAATTGAATACTATAAAAGAAATTCTTTGCCGATTCTCCAAACCTAATGTTTTACTTATTGGCGATCGTGGAATTGGTAAGTCAATATTAATTGATACGCTTGTTCAGAATGTAATCGCTAATCAGGTTCCGGATGTTTTAAACAAAGTACAACTTTTCGAACTGGATTTATCATCGTTAATTGCCGGCGCATCATACAAAGGAGAAATTGAAGATCGATTAAAAAACTGTATTCAGGAATTAAAACAATATCCAAAAGCAATTCTTATTATTGAAGAAATACATACATTATTGGATAAAAATGGTGGAGATTCTGGTGTTTCTAATGTTTTAAAAGGCGAATTAGCTAAAGGATTAAACATTATTGCCACTTCTACAATCGACGAATACACCAAAAGGATTGAAAAAGAACAGGGCCTATCAGGTATGTTTGAAATCATAAAATTAAAAGAGTCTGATGATGATACTTTGTTTCGAATGATTAGGGAATCAATTAAAAAGTATCAGGAACATCATAAAATACAAATCGATGATCAAACAATTACAGAGTCTATCCGATTATCCAGAAGATACTTAAAAGAAAAAAGCTTACCGGAGTCTGCCATTAATCTTATAGATCACACGATGTCGGTTTTAAAGACATCCGGGGAAACCTTTCTAAAAGAGAAACATGTCATTCTTGATAAATTGGCACTTTTAAAACAGAATGAAAGCAACTTATCTGAAGAGCAATTAATAAAAGAATGTAACTGGTTTTTGACTGATTTAATCAATAAGACAACATTTTTAATGCTTGTTGAAGAACAAAATGACCGCAAAACATTTGAAACTTCGGAAGCTATTATTAAATATATTGAAAACCTTGTAAGCACACTTGAAGAAAGGGCACTAGACAAACGTGTTCATATTGAAGCTTTTGATCTTTCGCTTATAATTGCTCAAAAAACAGGTATTCCCGCCGGAAAATTAAAAGAGGAAGAAAAACAAAAACTAAACAATATCGAAGAGGTTTTAGGCCGAAGAGTAATTGGTCAGGATCATTGTATTGGAACAGTTGCAGGTTCTATTCTGGAATCAAGATCGGGATTAAGTAAAGCGGGACAGCCTATTGCTTCATTCTTTTTTTTAGGACCAACCGGAACTGGAAAAACAGAATTGGCAAAGAGTTTGGCCGAATTTCTTTTTCAGGATGAAAACGCTATAATCCGATTTGATATGTCCGAATTTAAAGAAGAGCATTCGGCAGCATTACTTTATGGAGCACCTCCAGGATATGTTGGTTATGAAGAAGGTGGATTATTGGTTAACAAAATAAGACAAAAACCGTATTCAATCGTATTATTTGATGAAATTGAAAAAGCACATGCTTCGGTTTATGATGTATTCCTCCAAATTATGGACGAAGGAAAATTACACGATCGATTAGGTAAAGAAGGAGATTTTTCGAATGCAATCATCCTTTTTACCTCGAATATTGGAGCAGACCATATTGTAGAAACATTCAATAAAAATCAAATTCCTACTTCTTCATCTTTAATGGAAATTATGGGGAATCATTTTAGACCTGAATTCTTAGGAAGATTAACGGAAATTGTTCCTTTTGCTCCGATTAGTAAAGAAAATGCATTAAAAATATTTGAAATACATCTTAAAAAAGAGTTCATGGATTTGCTAAAAAATAGTAATATAACGGTTGACATTCCGATGGAAGCCAAACTCTATCTTGCCGAAAATGGATATAATGCCAAATATGGTGCAAGACCTATAAAAAGTATTATCCGAAGTCATTTAAGAAGACCATTGGCTAAGAAAATAATTTCCGGTGAAGTAAAAGATGGTGATAAAATGATTGTTGTTATTGAAAATGAAGAAGTAAAATGGATAAAGGAAGAGACTAGTCGATATTTAGTTTAA
- a CDS encoding PKD domain-containing protein, with protein sequence MNKKNIDIRVVFFFAILLLIGIIASIVQFFNHVDCEDVKFYIFSDHSQSDESIEFYDRTQNAKSWKWDFGDGSVPDVRRHTFHVYKKPGKFMVTLTINGDCTHTQELILNDKYAADKLGTPKIIAPKVITVGQPAYFKSISNKAKTWEWAFGENRGIDETSANPVYTFSTPGEKTITLVINGDFSTVAKKIIYVHPKVIKKTNPLDVTSYEYEKKAEAFSLPRGSVKKDPLEDMLQYVPVAPKTKTVKDSINIAKKAPKISEDQFEILLNKVAEGSKIKDDFSEYLCDDLDIPVVKNDTDLLTFSQLCAAIKGKKIKIESIRLNKDKQNNYVKGLNISYKVKKYLIWSKD encoded by the coding sequence ATGAATAAAAAAAATATCGATATCAGGGTTGTATTCTTCTTTGCAATCTTATTATTAATTGGAATTATTGCATCTATAGTTCAGTTTTTCAACCATGTTGATTGCGAAGATGTGAAGTTCTATATTTTCTCGGATCACTCGCAAAGCGATGAATCTATTGAGTTTTATGACCGAACACAAAATGCAAAATCATGGAAGTGGGATTTTGGAGATGGATCGGTACCTGATGTAAGAAGACATACATTTCATGTGTATAAAAAACCTGGAAAATTTATGGTAACACTAACTATAAATGGAGACTGCACCCATACACAAGAACTTATTCTTAATGATAAATATGCCGCTGATAAATTGGGAACTCCTAAAATTATTGCTCCAAAAGTTATTACAGTAGGACAGCCCGCTTACTTTAAATCGATATCCAATAAGGCCAAAACATGGGAATGGGCATTTGGAGAAAACAGAGGTATCGATGAAACTTCTGCTAATCCGGTGTACACTTTTTCAACACCGGGAGAAAAAACAATCACACTGGTTATAAATGGGGATTTTAGCACTGTTGCAAAAAAAATCATCTACGTTCATCCAAAAGTTATAAAAAAAACAAACCCACTGGATGTTACTTCTTATGAATATGAAAAAAAGGCAGAAGCGTTTTCATTGCCAAGAGGTTCTGTAAAAAAAGACCCTTTAGAAGATATGCTACAATATGTACCTGTTGCTCCAAAAACTAAAACCGTAAAGGATAGTATAAACATAGCTAAAAAAGCTCCAAAAATATCTGAAGATCAATTTGAAATCCTATTAAATAAAGTTGCCGAAGGCAGTAAAATCAAAGACGATTTCTCCGAGTATTTGTGCGATGATTTGGATATTCCGGTTGTGAAAAATGATACAGATTTATTGACTTTTTCTCAATTGTGTGCAGCTATTAAAGGGAAAAAAATAAAAATTGAATCAATACGATTAAACAAAGACAAGCAAAATAACTATGTTAAAGGGTTGAATATTAGCTATAAAGTAAAAAAATACCTGATCTGGTCTAAAGATTAA
- the istB gene encoding IS21-like element helper ATPase IstB, translating to MNESTVTKMRQMKLYGMFNAFKTAIESGRTGHYTLDQFVSMIIDAEWDERHNRRIERSIKNAKFHYKSNIENVNFDVSRNLDRNTVLRLAECEFVEKNENILITGSTGVGKSYLGTALGYQACIHGYKVSYFNTSKLFAKLKMAKADGSYLRELAKIERQDVIILDDFGLQALDSQNRITLLEIIEDRHNNGSIIVTSQIPVQGWYDIIGEKTIADAILDRLIHQAHRLELHGESMRKKRGINKE from the coding sequence ATGAATGAATCCACAGTAACAAAAATGAGACAAATGAAACTTTACGGAATGTTTAATGCTTTTAAAACAGCGATTGAAAGCGGAAGAACAGGCCACTACACACTCGATCAATTTGTATCGATGATTATTGATGCTGAATGGGACGAAAGGCACAATCGTCGTATAGAACGCAGTATAAAGAATGCTAAATTCCATTACAAATCAAATATTGAAAATGTCAATTTTGATGTATCCCGCAATCTTGACCGGAATACAGTTCTTCGTCTGGCAGAATGCGAATTTGTTGAAAAAAATGAAAACATCTTAATCACAGGAAGTACAGGTGTAGGCAAAAGTTATTTAGGTACCGCATTGGGTTACCAAGCCTGTATTCATGGCTATAAAGTAAGCTATTTTAATACTTCGAAGCTGTTTGCTAAATTAAAAATGGCCAAAGCAGATGGTTCTTACCTAAGAGAACTTGCCAAAATTGAAAGGCAAGACGTTATCATACTTGACGATTTTGGACTCCAGGCATTAGATAGTCAAAACCGAATTACACTTTTGGAGATTATTGAAGACAGGCATAATAACGGTTCTATAATTGTTACATCGCAAATTCCTGTACAAGGTTGGTATGATATAATTGGCGAAAAAACTATAGCTGACGCAATTTTGGATAGACTTATACATCAAGCCCACAGACTCGAATTGCATGGGGAATCTATGAGAAAGAAAAGAGGAATAAACAAGGAATAA